One Punica granatum isolate Tunisia-2019 chromosome 3, ASM765513v2, whole genome shotgun sequence genomic window carries:
- the LOC116201736 gene encoding uncharacterized protein LOC116201736, which produces MEGSRMRKLLMVMAVAMVLVIGANCKDVDDAPENFDIGADVVPNLSKQWCFRLCLATCVDRAILSCVPSCRQACHITMSELIFEVGRIIADPGQTGLAAPPPNAAPAPPPMVVRRMLN; this is translated from the exons ATGGAAGGAAGTCGAATGAGGAAGCTCCTGATGGTTATGGCTGTGGCGATGGTTCTAGTGATTGGCGCTAATTGCAAAGATGTTGATGATGCGCCGGAAAACTTCGACATCGGCGCTGATGTGGTGCCAAACTTGAGCAAGCAATGGTGTTTCAGGCTTTGTTTGGCGACATGCGTCGACCGAGCTATTCTCAGTTGCGTCCCTTCATGCAGGCAAGCATGTCACATCACGATGTCTGAACTCATCTTTGAAGTTGGCCGCATCATTGCTGATCCTGGGCAAACAGGCTTAGCAGCTCCTCCACCTAATGCAGCTCCGGCTCCACCTCCAATGGTAGTGCGTCGG ATGCTGAATTGA